The segment tAAGAGTAGCAGCACTATTTCATATGCAAATTGCTTTAATGTGTAGctcaattaaaatgttttgtcagGTGTGGAGGTagacgtctttaatcccagcacttaggagatagacacaggagaaactgagagttccaggccaggaaagGCTACAAAGAAAGATTTGTCCCATTTTTCTGTCATGTTTCTAAAAAACTTCATTGAATATCcatgaaagaatgagaaaaacatacacatatacacacataccaactAGGTGTGACAGAATAACCCCGGAATCCCAGCAACTATGCAAGGCTGAGGAGGAGTCCAAGTTCAAGTTCAAAGGCAAACTGTGCTACAGCCCAACCTAGGCAACTTAgtgaaacaaaggaaaaggagaaatgggatgaagtacttgcctagcaagcacatgTGGGAGGCCTTAGGTCCAACACCCAATAACCCCACTAACCAGTGAGGTGTGAGTCCTACAGCAAGCAGCATAGTGTGACTTTGCAGATCCCCTGAAAAACTGTGTCCTAGagtcctcctttctttcttcgtATCCTTATATAATATGAGTTCAAACTAGAGCAAAACTAATGCTAAAACTTAGAACTCTTTCTCTATGTTGCTCTCTCATCAGGCTAACATGCCTTCTAGTTCCTTCCAAAATAGAAGGCTGATGAAACTTAAGCATTTACAGCTGATCTTTCCTTTCTGGTAACTAAGTAAACAACTGTCACAAACAAATTATTCATAAAGTCATTTCTATTCCAAAAGAGGATTAATCCAGATTACTAATAAGTAAATCCATGCCACAACTAGTCTACAATGTAGACAGGCTATAAAAATAGAACCACCCTGTGGCAGCGCAAgccttccatcccagcactcgggagacagacaggcggatctctataaactggaggccagcctggtctacaaagaagaGTTCCTAgaaagccaaagctacacagaaaatccgtgtctcaaaaataataaataaataaataaataaatttttaaagttcaatTACATTGTGAAGTTTAATGAAAAAGTTTACTGAATTATCACTAAAGAAAAGTCAGAAACTACTCGGAAAACTAAGTCATCTgagcaaacaaaaggaaaaccagaCAAAAACCTTATGTATATAAAAACTAACCACAAAGGTAGTCACTAAAATAGGATGAAGAAAAATTTAGGTGGGAAGGAGTCACTCCTATTTGAATGCAAATACCATGCAAATCCTTGACACTACTACGGAGACACAGCATTTTACTAGCAATTGACAGCTTTCGGAAAATATTCTGCAATTGTACACCACacgaaaagttttttttttcctctttcctcgaAAATTAGTCCAGGAACACCtggaagagaggtgggggggtGTATATAAGCTAAATGCGTCATTTGattatcaaagaacaaaagatgtgctttttttttttttttttaNNNNNNNNNNNNNNNNNNNNNNNNNNNNNNNNNNNNNNNNNNNNNNNNNNNNNNNNNNNNNNNNNNNNNNNNNNNNNNNNNNNNNNNNNNNNNNNNNNNNNNNNNNNNNNNNNNNNNNNNNNNNNNNNNNNNNNNNNNNNNNNNNNNNNNNNNNNNNNNNNNNNNNNNNNNNNNNNNNNNNNNNNNNNNNNNNNNNNNNNNNNNNNNNNNNNNNNNNNNNNNNNNNNNNNNNNNNNNNNNNNNNNNNNNNNNNNNNNNNNNNNNNNNNNNNNNNNNNNNNNNNNNNNNNNNNNNNNNNNNNGGACTGAGGCTTCAAGCAAACGCGACGAGAAAGCGGCGTCTCCTGGCTTCCCCGTCACCCTAGACAAGGCTTCCTGGCCGCCCCCCACTCTCCGGGACCAAGAAACCCACAGTGGAGTCGAGCTGCTTCCCAGGGCCACCCAGCCTCCCAGCCAGGGATCCCCCCCTCCCGTTACATAACTGGGCCTCGGGCCTCGTTTCTGCCAGCGGTCCTCGGAAGAGAAACGGTCGTTTTCCCCCGGCTAGCTCTCAGGAACAAGAGAGAGGGCCTGGGCCCCCGGCGAGCCCTCGAGAGAGAGATCCGGCGCCGGGTGGCGTGGGGGCAGGGGCCTCGCTCGGAGAGGGCCGCGGAGGGTGCGCGGAACCGAGAGCCCCTCCGTCCCGggcggcccggcccggcccggcccgacTCCGCCGGGCGGGCGCTCCGAGCGCGCGCGTCCCTCGCGGCCCCCTCCCCGCGGGCGGCCCCCTTCCCCAGCCTCGCCCCCTCCCCCGCGCCTCgatccaggatcccagccagCGGCCGACCGCCCTGAGCCCCAGGGGCCTGACCCCGTACCTGGTCAGACATGGTGACGATTCACCCGGGGGTCTCCGCACCGCAGCGGCCTCCGGCAGGCAGCACCACACTCTGAGGTTTACAAATCCGTCCCCTTCTCCACAGCACAACACCGCGGCGGCAGGGACTTCCTCTACGTCTTGCGTCACTTCCGCGGCGCGCCGCGGAGCCTCGGCGAAGACGGGAAAAGGAAGCGCGAAAACGCCTTGGGGAAGGCCCGGAGGGGGTTGAGATCCTTAAGGTTGTAAACTACTTGCCTGGAGCGAGAGAACCGCTAGGTCTTCCGAGGGCGGGAGACTGTCTCAGGCCCTAGGGAGGCGGGCGTTTTGGCTGCAGGCTGTGTTTGGAGTCAAACTGACCTCCGAGACTCCTCCCTGTTGGGAGCTTCTGAGGCCTGAACCAGACCTCACTAAATATAGTGAATTACCCTTGGAATATTTTTacgacacccccccccccttgcTCGCTGTTGCCATATTCATGACTTTGATTAAAAAACACAACGAGCCAAGCCATGGTGGCGCACTCCGGGTGATAGAGGCAGAAGCTAACGGATCTCTGTGTTCGGCTACATAGAAGAACCCTGTTGAGGGcgggagtggggaggagaaggggacacAAAAAGAAGACCCTTCAGGACACATCCTATGCTcggttttgtgttttgaggcagggtctcaaatAGCCTTGGCTATTAGAGAACACTGCAATGtcaaccagactggcctctaactcaattgagatcctcttgcctctgcctcccgagtgccacCACACCCCTAGCTCTAGAACAAAGTCGTGGTGGCTACAGATGACTAAAATGCTATTAAAAGTTTTGAAGTTGTAGGCAGGAGCTCCTTCCAACTCATAAACTCGTTGCCTTGCATCATAGAAAGACCTAAACTTCTTCCTCTGAATACAGGGACTTTATTGCACAAGCATTCAGGGAGGATTAAAGTTATAGTaagtaaaggggaaaaaaatgaaaactaaaataaaaaacccttcACAGTACAAGATATTAGTAAGCTAATCTCTTGTGTAATTAGTAATGAGCCTACTAtaaatggcccagcagttaaagagcactgactactcttccagaggactcaggtttgattcccagcacccttatATGCGTtcaaaactacctgtaactctactCCCAGAGAATCAGATACATTTTTCAGCACCAAGCCAAGACTGAatgtagacagacacacactgagacaaaaacactcattaaaaattaaaagttaatagGAACAATATAATTACTAATGAAAATATTGAATGTTCATgtgcaaaaggagaaagaatttgAATCCCTATTTCATTGCATGTGcaaaatttaaatgtttcaaCGGTGTTTGTGTAaaactgtcttttgttttgttttgttttgttttctagacagggttcctctgtgtagccctggctgtcctgaaactcactctgtagaccaggctggcctcgaactcagaaatccgcctgcctctgtctcccaagtgctgggattaaaggtgtacaccaccaccttCTGCCTGGCTTATGTAAGATTGTCTTAAAgtttctattgctacaaagaaacactgaccaaaaagcACATTGAGGGGGAAAGAGATTGTTTGGCTTACAGGAGAGGAACTCAAATGGCAGAAACCTaaaggcaggagctaatgcagaggctatggagggtgCTGTTTACTAGCTCGTTCCTCAGGGCTTGCTCAAACAGCTTTCTTTTGGAACTGAGGGCCACCAGCCTGGGATGGTatcatccacaatgggctgggccctcccccattgatcactagttgagaaaatgccttaaagctgGATCGCATGAAGATATTCCCTCAACAGtgactccttcctctctgctgactctagcttgtgtcaagttgacacacaaaaccagccagcacaatatatataattatgttcataatatatatgtatactacatatatatatgtatcacacATAAttataatgtacataaaatatgtacatatgtaatatgCCATATtacacatatgtattatgtatgtatgtaatgtttttcaagacagagtttctctgtgtaacagccctggctgtcctggaactcactttatagattaggctggccttgaactcagagatccgcctgcctctgcctcccaagggctaggattacaggtgtgcgccaccaccgcccagccagtaACAACTTTTCATAttctaagagagagaaagatatttGGAAGCCACTGGCATATCAGAGTGAGTGAATTAACATTGATTGAATTACTGAATTTACTGATTTACTGAATGACATGTCCATTACTGTAACACTCATCAGAAATAAccaacttacaaaaaaaaaaagggggggattaGCATgattcacagtttcagaggttctagTTCACAATCATTTGCGGCCATTGCCTTTGAGCTGAGGTGAGGTAGCACAGCACCACAGACACTTGCGGCACCATTCATTTGGCTGGGaaatgtgaaagagaaagaagggacttAGTTCCCACTTTCCTCTGAAAACTGCAACccccatgtcttagttagggttttactgctgtgaacagacaccatgaccaaggcaaatcttataaaaacaacatttaattgggactgacttacaggttcactccattatcatcaagacaggaacatggcaacatctaggcaagcatggtgcaggagaagctgagagttgtacatcttcatctgcagactgctagcagaatactgacttccaggtagctagggtgagggtcttaagtcgacgtccacagtgacacacctactccaataagaccactCCTTCTAAaaatgccactccctaggccaagcatatacaatccATCACACCCAGTAATTTAAAGACCTCTCGTTAACCAAACCTCTTAAAGTTTCCACTGCCTTCCAATATTGCCACTATAGAGATTGAGCCTTTAGTACATACATATGCCTTTGAGGGACATTTAAGATCCAAACTACAGGGCCAGCCTGGTAGCACCTACCTTTAAACTTGGCACTGTgaaagtagaggcaggtagatcttttgGGTTTACAGCCTACCTGCTCtacacatagcaagttctaggacagccagaactatacaatgagactctgtctcaaaatggaaAGTGGGGTGGAGGGGCAACAGAAAaattgctcagtagttaagagctcttactgctcttgcagggaagccaggttcaattcccagtacccacatcaggtggatcacaaccatgggatctgatgccctttggCCTCTATTGACACCTACATGTCCATGATTACATAAACCTATTCAGGCTCTCACATATACacttaaataaaagataaatctttttaaaatccaaactGCAACATTCACACATTTAATGACTAGCACCCCCCTCTTTGTAGTCTTGCACATATATTGTGCACACaagcgcacatgcacacacatacacacacacacacattgtaaaaTAGTACTCTTAGCTTCATTTCATAAGATGAGAAAACAGGGGCAAAATTGAATAATTTCCATGAGTGATTAAATCCTGCttttcaaaacatatttatttattgtatgtaagaacactgtagctgtcttcagacacaccagaagagggcatcagatctcgttacagatggttgtgagccactatgtagttgctgggatttgaactcaggaccatcagaagaacagtcagtgctcttaactgctgagccatctctccagtccctaaatcCTACTTTTAACCTAGAGgacttttaattctttcttttggtgATTTACAACATAGAGAGGGTAAAAGTATAGAATTATAAGAGCTCCTCAGAGCCTGAGGAGGTATTCAGATGTAGCTGAGTGGTAGAATACTTGTACCTCAAGTTTAACcccctgatctctctctctctctctctctctctctctctctctctctctctctctctctctctctctctctctctctctttttctctctctctctctctcacacacacacacatacacacacacacactgtatagcccaggttggctttgaacccaaactgatgctcctgccttagcctcttatTGCTGAGATTCCAGGCCGAGCCAATACACCCTAAATGTCTCTGGGTGAACCTGGAGTTTGTCACTCTTACGCTCTCTGTTCAGCAAacttcagggatcctcctgtctctgctccactcccagcactggagttacacagaagagcaccatgcctgacttttataTGGGTGTTAGGATCTGGATTCAGCACTCTAAGCTATTGAAGTGAgcactttatctgctgagccatctctgcaaccccAGTTGCTACTTGgttgagatgaggtctcatgaATCctaggctgacctgaaactctgaCCACTGCCTCCATCCCCCAATGCTGGGATCACACATGGGCTCCTCTGTGTCCAGTTATGTCGGACTGAAGACTAAACCCAGGATTTCATACTTGCCATGCAAATGCTCTACTAGCTGAGCTCCAACCCCAGCCTCTGttacttgggagatagaggcagggagatcagaaaTGTAAGGTTTTCTCAGTtgcacagtgagtttgagaccctgcctttaaaaaaaaaaaaaaaaaagcaaaagaatcagggcagtggtggcacacgcctttaatcccagcacttgggaggcagaggcaggtggatttctgagttcgaggccagcctggtctacagagtgagttccaggacagccagggctacacagagaaactctgtctcggaaaaaaaaaaaaaaaagcaaaacaaaacaaataatattattaaaaattttccaaaaatagattgatggaagcattttattttatttttaaggttt is part of the Mastomys coucha isolate ucsf_1 unplaced genomic scaffold, UCSF_Mcou_1 pScaffold14, whole genome shotgun sequence genome and harbors:
- the Sumo1 gene encoding small ubiquitin-related modifier 1, coding for MSDQVRGQAPGAQGGRPLAGILDRGAGEGARLGKGAARGEGAARDARARSARPAESGRAGPGRPGRRGSRFRAPSAALSERGPCPHATRRRISLSRARRGPRPSLLFLRASRGKTTVSLPRTAGRNEARGPEAKPSTEDLGDKKEGEYIKLKVIGQDSSEIHFKVKMTTHLKKLKESYCQRQGVPMNSLRFLFEGQRIADNHTPKELGMEEEDVIEVYQEQTGGHSTM